The following DNA comes from Halalkaliarchaeum sp. AArc-CO.
GATGGACTTCAATCACGGTCTGCTGTCGGCGCTGGGGGTGTCAGCCCGCTCGCTCGACGAGATGGTGTGGGCGGCCCGCGAGGCGGGAGCCCACGGCGCGAAGCTCACTGGCGCCGGCGGCGGCGGCTGCATCGTCGCGCTCGACGAGTCGTCGGAGTCCAGAACCGCCCTGGAGTTCACGCCGGGCTGTCAGCGTGCGTTTCGGGCGGAACTGGCGACGGAAGGCGTGCGGGTCGAGGAGGCGTAATCGCGGATGGACCGCACGGAACAGGATCTCCTCGTGGTGAAGCTCGGCGGCAGCGTGATCACCGAGAAGGATCGGGCTGAAACGCTGGACGGCCCGGCACTCTCGGCGGCAGCCGACGCGATCGCCGCGGCCAGGGAGGACGGCGATGTCGGGCGGCTCGCAATCGTCCACGGTGGTGGGAGCTTCGGCCATCACCACGCGAGCCGGCACGGGGTCACGACCGAACGCGGAACCCACGACGCGGCGGCGGCACTGTCGATCCACGGCGCGATGACGACGCTCAACCGGTTCGTGCTCTCTCGACTCCACGACCGCGACGTGCCGGCGCTTCCTGTGCATCCCCTTTCGGTCGCCGCACGCGAGTCGGACGGCGCGCTTTCGTGTCCGCTCGAACAGGTCGACGCCATGCTTGCCGAGGGGTTCGTTCCGGTGTTGCACGGCGACGGCGTCGTCCACCGCGGGGAGGGGATCACCGTGCTTTCGGGCGACGAACTCGTCTGTCGGCTGGCCGAGGAGCTCGACGCCGCTCGAGTTGGCGTCTGTTCGACCGTTCCCGGCGTGCTCGACAGCGACGGGGAGGTGATCCGGGAGATAACTGCCTTCGAGGAGGTCGCCGACACTCTCGGAGCGAGCGAGTCGACCGACGTGAGCGGCGGGATGGCCGGCAAAGTCCGCGAGCTGCTGGCGCTTTCTGCGCCGGCGTACGTGTTCGGTCCCGACGATCTCTCGCGGTTCCTCCGAGGGGAGTCGCCCGGTACGCGAATCGACGGATCCGGGTGAGGACAACGGCTCACGCCTCGTGGATCTTCTCGCCGCGGTTGAGCCGGTCGGCGATTCGATACGTCTGTTCGCCGGCCCGTCGGGTCGGCGTGTGCGCGGAGAGATATCGGGCAGTCGCGATTAGGTGTACCCGGCCGTTCCGTTCGTCCACGGCGGCGTCGTACTGGGTGAACGCCGCCTCGAGGTTCTGTCGCGGGTGGAAGCCGACATCCTCTCGCAGAAGTACTTCGCCGAGAGCTCGTTTCAGACGGTCGACGTCGCCGTCGGCTGCGAGGAACTCGGCCGTGAGTTGGCCGGCTCGGTCCACTTCTTCGTCGCTCTCGACTTCGAAACACTCCAGGAGCTCCTCGCTGACCTCGTCTGGATCTCGGTCCCCGTCCGGATCGGGCAGCGGCGTCGGCGGCGTATTGAGAAACCTGTCGAGATAGACGTTCACCGCCGCATCGAAGACCCCTCGGTACGCCTCGCTGGCGTCGGTTCGCCGGCTCAGACAAAACACCGCGTTCGCGTACGTGTAGGTGTGATGGACGGTGTTCCAGTCCCGAAACTCGTTGCTCGTTCCGAACTGGGCGATTCGTCTGCCGGCGGCGTGGGTCACCACGTTCGCGAGCTCCTCGGCGGTCGCCCCGTTTGCGATGGCTCCCATCAGTTGGTCGATGATTTCTCGTGGATCCTCTCCCATTACGACGTCGACGAATTCGTCCGGTTTTTCCCACGTTCGATTCGATCCCTGTTCGACCGCGTGCGGGAGTTCAGCTGCTGCGTCGAAACACAACTGGGCGACGTCGATCGGCTGTCGCCACGACGAGTTCTCCTCGGCCCGATCTGCGGCGGCGAGTCCGGGGGCCAGACTCGGGAGCACCTCGTCGGCGTGCTCCCACCCGACGTGATCGAGCGTCTCGAACGCCTTGTTGATGAAATCCAGGCGGTGGCCGTTGTCGAGATACAGGTGGTCCGTGGCCGCCGCGACGAGCAGTTCGGCGATCGCTGGCTCCTCGAGGTCGGCAGCGATCGCGGCCCGGAGTACCCGCTCGGCGCCGTCGGAGTCGCGAACCTCAATGTTGCTTTGAAACCAACGCTTGAGTCGCTCGGGTGTGACGTCGTCAGTGGAGAGCCGTTCCTGCACGAAAAACGGCGGTTCGCCCGCACAGTCGTCGGCGACCTCCGAGAGTCCGACGTAGAGTGCCCGGCGTCGATCCTCCGGACGGAGATCCCCGAGGAGGTTCGCCATCACGCCGAGCGTGGTGAGCCCGCGTCCCCAGCCGTCCTCCCGGTACCGGGTGCCGAACTGGACTCCGATCCGGACCGGGACCGAGGAGGCAACGCCGGCGTCGTCGAGGCCGATCACGGATTTGGCAACGATCAATCCGAGGTTCTCCTGCAGGCCGTGTTCGAGCCGGTTCCGCCAGCGCTCCTCGGGCGGTTCCTCACGTGGCGGGTGCGGATCGACGTAGACGTCGCCGTCACGAACCTCGACTGGATAGGTCCCGACGTCGTCCGCGAACGGATCGAACGTGTCCCCACAGGAGATCTCGAACCGGGCGTGGTGCCACGGACACGTCAGTATCCCGTCGTCGACTGACCCGTCCGTGAGCGGAAAGCCCATGTGGGGACAGCGGTTGTCGGTCGCGTAAAACTCTCCGTCGTGGTG
Coding sequences within:
- a CDS encoding Rieske 2Fe-2S domain-containing protein; its protein translation is MASEFDDPYVPVISVEEATEESPQTLRVDGRTIGLFHHDGEFYATDNRCPHMGFPLTDGSVDDGILTCPWHHARFEISCGDTFDPFADDVGTYPVEVRDGDVYVDPHPPREEPPEERWRNRLEHGLQENLGLIVAKSVIGLDDAGVASSVPVRIGVQFGTRYREDGWGRGLTTLGVMANLLGDLRPEDRRRALYVGLSEVADDCAGEPPFFVQERLSTDDVTPERLKRWFQSNIEVRDSDGAERVLRAAIAADLEEPAIAELLVAAATDHLYLDNGHRLDFINKAFETLDHVGWEHADEVLPSLAPGLAAADRAEENSSWRQPIDVAQLCFDAAAELPHAVEQGSNRTWEKPDEFVDVVMGEDPREIIDQLMGAIANGATAEELANVVTHAAGRRIAQFGTSNEFRDWNTVHHTYTYANAVFCLSRRTDASEAYRGVFDAAVNVYLDRFLNTPPTPLPDPDGDRDPDEVSEELLECFEVESDEEVDRAGQLTAEFLAADGDVDRLKRALGEVLLREDVGFHPRQNLEAAFTQYDAAVDERNGRVHLIATARYLSAHTPTRRAGEQTYRIADRLNRGEKIHEA
- a CDS encoding isopentenyl phosphate kinase, coding for MDRTEQDLLVVKLGGSVITEKDRAETLDGPALSAAADAIAAAREDGDVGRLAIVHGGGSFGHHHASRHGVTTERGTHDAAAALSIHGAMTTLNRFVLSRLHDRDVPALPVHPLSVAARESDGALSCPLEQVDAMLAEGFVPVLHGDGVVHRGEGITVLSGDELVCRLAEELDAARVGVCSTVPGVLDSDGEVIREITAFEEVADTLGASESTDVSGGMAGKVRELLALSAPAYVFGPDDLSRFLRGESPGTRIDGSG